Proteins co-encoded in one Fusarium musae strain F31 chromosome 3, whole genome shotgun sequence genomic window:
- a CDS encoding hypothetical protein (EggNog:ENOG41): protein MTQLLSFRSLIGFISIAVAMIALFGASPLKAFSSTLQRAGFDWYNSQKDVSFPVKTDVATKAPVYFFSHGGVSLLVLKPDVQYNTKHPVYPVLQQIGKEITQKVRPKAVVVFSAHWMGEERAIHVNNAVDTPLIYDFYGFPDHFYKAQYPNKGSPELASKIMVMLSEAGIQSYGMKRGLDHGVFSGFHVAAFNPETNPLNVPLVQVSLFKNEDPHAHYALGRAISALRDEGIVIIGAGMSVHNLRDMHHMFEGNTEPLPYVVSFDNALKEAVEADPAVREEKMAAICKRGDAKQAHPFMDHLMPVFIAAGAASEDWGKQIWTLHEGSFGWSQFRFGDVPSS from the exons ATGACCCAACTCCTATCTTTCCGATCATTGATCGGCTTCATCTCTATTGCCGTAGCCATGATTGCCTTGTTTGGTGCTTCACCACTCAAAGCCTTTTCATCGACTCTGCAAAGGGCAGGCTTTGATTGGTACAACTCACAAAAGGATGTGTCATTTCCAGTAAAGACGGATGTAGCAACAAAGGCGCCTGTTTACTTCTTCAGTCATGGTGGTGTGAGTCTACTTGTGTTGAAG CCTGATGTGCAATATAACACAAAGCACCCCGTATATCCTGTCCTTCAACAAATTGGAAAGGAGATAACGCAGAAAGTGAGGCCGAAGGCCGTAGTGGTCTTCTCAGCACATTGGATGGGAGAGGAGCGCGCCATTCATGTCAACAATGCTGTAGATACTCCTCTCATTTATGA TTTCTACGGATTCCCCGATCACTTTTATAAAGCTCAATATCCGAACAAGGGTAGCCCAGAGCTTGCGAGCAAGATCATGGTCATGCTTTCAGAGGCTGGTATCCAATCCTATGGAATGAAGCGAGGCCTTGATCATGGCGTATTTTCTGGCTTTCAT GTTGCAGCCTTCAATCCAGAAACCAATCCACTCAACGTACCACTTGTTCAAGTTTCGCTCTTCAAAAACGAAGATCCTCACGCCCACTACGCTCTCGGACGTGCTATATCTGCACTTCGGGACGAAGGAATAGTTATCATCGGAGCTGGGATGTCAGTACACAACTTACGTGACATGCACCACATGTTCGAGGGTAACACAGAGCCACTCCCATATGTTGTGAGCTTCGACAACGCTCTCAAGGAGGCTGTGGAGGCCGATCCAGCTGTCCGAGAGGAAAAGATGGCGGCGATATGTAAGCGGGGAGATGCGAAACAAGCACACCCTTTCATGGATCACCTCATGCCAGTTTTTATCGCTGCAGGCGCCGCCAGTGAGGACTGGGGAAAGCAGATATGGACTTTACATGAAGGCAGCTTCGGATGGTCGCAGTTTCGGTTCGGCGATGTTCCTTCATCCTGA
- a CDS encoding hypothetical protein (EggNog:ENOG41) — protein MAPLILHNVPDDECYVGDDGVKRPYAMYFNQQDAPQGSARSRRSAAESGSFGKSTRRSRSRTGTPARSRENPTLAAADKLFGDWVSNQAATAPSQTVQRKSSGLMQEDVPVKRSVTSTPVELILRGYRSSTQQYAAISHYESLAGAILEDYPREPPVSQRRYKSELRDPAFTRRRNLTADERAMVNHADGGEHWVKVTFESREAAEAATFASPQRILGHLVYAEPYRGVPPAKDEACPDIEVIPDHSRSQSMPAAVPTANGRKSFSGPTSFNSRLLDLSPPHSQTSSFTIDTGTISNSHASTATITEPFPLPQATTSSIEPMDVRDGDSVFCRRIPTARRATILPAEQALLPQQTMMQRVVNAIPFVKWFGGSMIGNEVPRTETGEFDWSKASLYWKLIWWLDATFGLFSGDVLNADKDD, from the exons atggctcctcTCATTCTACATAATGTCCCTGACGACGAGTGTTACGTCGGCGATGATGGGGTGAAGCGACCATATGCCATGTATTTCAACCA ACAAGATGCTCCCCAAGGAAGCGCACGATCACGTCGCAGCGCCGCCGAGTCTGGTTCGTTCGGTAAATCCACACGGCGCTCACGATCGCGTACTGGAACACCCGCACGCAGTCGCGAAAATCCTACACTAGCTGCTGCAGACAAGCTCTTTGGCGACTGGGTATCCAACCAGGCTGCAACAGCGCCGTCTCAAACTGTTCAGCGTAAGAGCAGTGGTTTGATGCAAGAAGATGTTCCCGTCAAGCGATCTGTTACTTCTACACCCGTCGAGCTCATCCTTCGCGGCTACCGATCATCAACACAGCAGTACGCTGCTATCTCCCACTATGAATCCCTTGCCGGTGCGATCTTGGAGGATTACCCTCGTGAACCTCCTGTCAGCCAACGCCGATACAAATCTGAGTTGCGTGATCCTGCCTTTACGCGACGTCGCAACCTGACAGCAGATGAGCGAGCGATGGTGAACCACGCAGATGGCGGAGAGCACTGGGTGAAGGTCACTTTCGAAAGCAGAGAAGCCGCCGAAGCCGCAACTTTTGCCAGCCCTCAAAGGATACTGGGTCATCTGGTTTATGCTGAGCCATACCGAGGTGTTCCTCCCGCCAAAGACGAGGCTTGTCCCGATATCGAGGTCATCCCAGACCATTCACGCTCACAGAGTATGCCTGCTGCTGTTCCTACTGCCAATGGTCGCAAGAGCTTCAGTGGGCCTACATCGTTTAACAGCCGGCTCCTCgatctctctcctcctcattcGCAGACATCTAGCTTTACCATAGATACCGGAACTATCAGCAACTCTCACGCTTCCACTGCTACGATCACCGAGCCtttccctcttcctcaagctaCCACATCAAGCATTGAACCCATGGACGTTCGCGATGGCGACAGCGTTTTCTGCCGCCGCATCCCTACTGCCCGTCGCGCTACGATTCTTCCCGCCGAGCAAGCTCTCCTACCTCAACAGACTATGATGCAACGGGTTGTCAATGCTATTCCCTTTGTCAAGTGGTTCGGTGGTAGCATGATCGGTAACGAAGTACCACGAACCGAGACCGGCGAGTTTGACTGGAGCAAAGCCAGTCTCTACTGGAAGCTTATCTGGTGGCTCGACGCTACTTTTGGACTATTCAGCGGCGATGTACTCAATGCCGACAAGGACGACTAG